A genome region from Schistocerca nitens isolate TAMUIC-IGC-003100 chromosome 4, iqSchNite1.1, whole genome shotgun sequence includes the following:
- the LOC126252767 gene encoding dnaJ homolog subfamily C member 1 has translation MNLRRCVLIVVLFCVSVGCWDTEELEIFDLVEEVDTNFYSLLDVPQDADAAVIRKAYRRLSLQIHPDKNDAPDAEIKFRQLVAVYEVLRDQRKRALYDRVLENGIPDWKHAVYYYRRVRKMGLAEMSFILFVIVTVGQYIVAWAAYLEKKYTAQQFLEAKLKRLQKKQKKGKYDGPALPDTIVLEIPSPRVWDTLPFQLPRMLWFVLTLCPQSVLLIKNMLARRQQRKEEDTAESEEEDEEPVMQVREVAARGPRRRKPKFAPPEVLAAEDELPHDLSTAQSSGSVDDLSAQEEDTVAPYISGGLWTDDDLAELSRQLKRYPQGTPQRWEKVAAAMHRPAAEVAHMAKKVKEEGYRPPQVTTEELPRKTKTRAAESPLPAASEWSQPQQKALENALTKFPKGGSGDRWEKIAKCVPGKTKEECMYRYRQLVELVKKKKENTAECVPMAEP, from the exons ATGAATCTTAGAAGATGTGTGTTGATTGTCGTGTTGTTTTGTGTGAGTGTTGGATGTTGGGACACGGAGGAGCTGGAGATATTCGATTTAGTGGAGGAAGTTGACACGAATTTCTATTCTTTATTAGATGTACCACAG GATGCAGACGCCGCGGTCATACGTAAAGCTTACAGAAGATTGTCGCTACAGATTCACCCAGATAAGAATGATGCACCAGACGCAGAAATTAAGTTTCGGCAG CTTGTGGCAGTTTATGAAGTTCTTCGTGATCAAAGGAAGCGTGCATTGTATGATCGAGTGCTGGAGAATGGGATTCCAGATTGGAAGCATGCAGTGTATTATTATAGACGTGTACGGAAGATGGGCCTTGCTGAAATGTCATTCATACTGTTTGTGATAGTAACAGTTGGACAGTACATTGTGGCATGGGCTGCATATCTGGAGAAGAAGTATACAGCG CAACAGTTTTTAGAAGCAAAACTAAAGAGACTACAGaaaaaacagaagaaaggaaaatatgatGGGCCTGCTCTTCCAGATACAATAGTTTTAGAGATTCCTTCACCAAG GGTTTGGGACACCTTGCCATTCCAGTTACCAAGGATGCTGTGGTTTGTCCTGACATTGTGTCCACAGAGTGTGCTGCTGATAAAGAACATGCTGGCAAGACGGCAGCAGAGGAAAGAGGAAGACACAGCTGA ATCTGAGGAAGAGGACGAAGAACCTGTTATGCAAGTACGTGAAGTTGCTGCGAGGGGCCCACGTCGCCGCAAGCCCAAATTTGCCCCTCCTGAGGTACTAGCTGCTGAAGATGAACTGCCACATGATTTGAGCACAGCTCAATCTTCTGGGTCAGTTGATGACTTGTCAGCCCAGGAAGAAGATACAGTAGCACCTTACATATCAGGTGGCCTGTGGACCGATGACGATCTAGCTGAGCTGTCTCGTCAGCTTAAACGATATCCACAAGGCACTCCACAGCGTTGGGAAAAAGTGGCCGCTGCGATGCACAGGCCGGCAGCAGAG GTGGCACATATGGCAAAGAAGGTGAAAGAAGAGGGTTATCGTCCTCCGCAGGTCACAACAGAAGAGCTCCCTCGGAAAACAAAAACGCGTGCTGCAGAATCACCACTGCCAGCTGCCTCAGAGTGGAGTCAGCCACAACAAAAAGCTCTTGAAAATGCTCTTACAAAATTCCCTAAAGGAGGATCGGGAGATCGTTGGGAGAAAATTGCGAAATGTGTTCCAGGAAAGACGAAA